In Quercus robur chromosome 11, dhQueRobu3.1, whole genome shotgun sequence, the following proteins share a genomic window:
- the LOC126705451 gene encoding uncharacterized protein LOC126705451 — protein MVKKSANLPLICSSEGRTPLHIAALLGRRDMVSYLFSVTLKDLTVDERMEILVATITYNMYDIALKILDKDETLETANKRTLALRELARKPFAIGSTSHLSLWKRCLNSC, from the exons ATGGTGAAAAAGAGCGCAAATCTACCATTGATCTGCAGTAGCGAAGGAAGGACACCACTTCACATAGCAGCTTTGCTGGGACGTAGAGACATGGTGTCGTATCTATTCTCTGTGACTCTAAAAGATTTGACTGTTGATGAACGCATGGAGATCCTTGTTGCTACTATTACCTATAATATGTATG ATATAGCACTAAAAATTCTGGACAAGGATGAAACTTTGGAAACTGCGAACAAGCGAACCTTAGCATTGCGTGAGTTGGCCAGAAAACCTTTTGCAATTGGCAGCACAAGTCATCTATCACTCTGGAAAAGATGCTTAAACTCTTGTTAG
- the LOC126704760 gene encoding ankyrin repeat-containing protein NPR4-like, translating into MKTLAYQLVECLSKEVQPFQDRLSSYDSPTVLFDAAKFGNAEFLNIFISSYPDIIWIADNQNRSLFHIAVLNRQESVFNLIYEIAAVKEIILTYVDDKNENILHLARYLAPSSRLNIVSGAALQMQRELLWFKEEEKIVPSSYLNMKSSGLTPGDLFPMKHKNLRREGEKRMKDTANNCMIVATLITTVVFAAAFTVPGGSSQDTGTPILLKSSGLTPGDLFTMKHKNLRREGEKRMKDTANNCMIVATLITTLVFAAAFTVPGGSSQDTGTPILLKSIWFRVFFISDAIALFSSSSSILIFLSILTSRFTEMDFLLSLPSKLVLGLTTLFISIAGMVVAFSATCFLVFKSEMTSLPIVIIALAGVPIILFVLLHYQLWVDIIRSTFLSRFLFSPP; encoded by the exons ATGAAGACCTTGGCCTATCAATTGGTTGAATGCCTCTCGAAAGAGGTTCAACCATTCCAAGACAGACTATCCTCATATGATTCTCCAACTGTACTTTTTGATGCTGCAAAATTTGGGAATGCTGAATTcctaaatatatttattagCTCTTATCCTGATATCATATGGATAGCAGACAATCAAAATCGAAGTTTATTTCACATTGCTGTTTTAAATCGGCAAGAGAGTGTATTCAATCTAATATATGAGATTGCCGCAGTCAAGGAAATAATTTTGACCTATGTTGATGACAAAAACGAAAATATCCTACACTTAGCCAGATATTTGGCACCTTCAAGTCGACTTAATATTGTATCAGGGGCAGCTCTTCAAATGCAACGGGAGTTGTTGTGGTTTAAG GAGGAAGAAAAGATTGTGCCATCTTCATACCTGAACATGAAGAGTTCTGGGCTAACACCAGGGGATTTATTTCCAATGAAACATAAAAATCTACGGAGAGAAGGTGAAAAGCGGATGAAGGATACAGCAAACAATTGTATGATCGTGGCAACATTGATTACGACTGTGGTTTTCGCTGCAGCTTTCACTGTACCGGGTGGTAGCAGTCAAGACACAGGCACCCCTATTCTCTTGAAGAGTTCTGGGCTAACACCAGGGGATTTATTTACAATGAAACATAAAAATCTACGACGAGAAGGTGAAAAGCGGATGAAGGATACAGCAAACAATTGTATGATCGTGGCAACATTGATTACGACTCTGGTTTTCGCTGCAGCTTTCACTGTACCGGGTGGTAGCAGTCAAGACACAGGCACCCCTATTCTCTTGAAAAGTATTTGGTTTAGGGTATTTTTCATATCAGATGCAATAGCactattctcttcttcttcttcaatattAATTTTCTTGTCAATTCTCACATCACGTTTCACAGAAATGGATTTCCTATTATCATTACCATCAAAGTTGGTGTTGGGACTCACCACACTCTTCATATCTATAGCAGGCATGGTGGTAGCCTTCAGTGCCACCTGCTTTTTAGTCTTTAAAAGTGAAATGACATCGCTTCCAATTGTTATAATTGCTTTAGCTGGTGTAccaattattttgtttgttttgctacATTATCAACTTTGGGTTGATATCATCCGCTCAACATTCTTGTCTAGGTTTCTTTTTTCACCCCCGTAA